In Porites lutea chromosome 9, jaPorLute2.1, whole genome shotgun sequence, a single window of DNA contains:
- the LOC140949171 gene encoding uncharacterized protein, protein NQHEWADGHCDHEPITEENHQLPWFDRRSKEFEALQKIILDPDLLESVKYYTRFRHTGALERANSLSLTYASKRISYTKKVYKARKQLAAIDWNYHLDIPEQEDVLGEVAVTRKYNQRTKSWNVKIVKQAKDYGYIRMRLAKVFRLRVEDNENMQRAVPMEADDPRRIAPTIAVVPPPPSRELFIQHSSRFKKN, encoded by the exons AATCAACATGAGTGGGCTGATGGCCACTGTGACCACGAGCCAATCACTGAGGAAAACCACCAGCTTCCATGGTTTGACAGGAGATCCAAAGAGTTTGAGGCACTGCAAAAAATTATCCTGGATCCTGACCTTCTTGAAAGTGTCAAGTACTACACCAGATTCAG gCATACAGGCGCATTAGAACGAGCCAACTCTCTGTCATTGACGTATGCCAGCAAGAGAATTTCCTACAC GAAGAAAGTCTACAAAGCAAGAAAACAACTAGCTGCCATTGACTGGAACTATCACCTCGATATTCCTGAACAAGAAGATGTGCTAGGCGAGGTTGCTGTGACCCGGAAGTACAACCAAAGAACAAAGAGTTGGAATGTGAAAATTGTAAAGCAGGCCAAAGACTATGGTTATATTCGGATGCGTCTGGCTAAAGTGTTTCGTCTACGTGTGGAGGATAATGAAAATATGCAGAGGGCGGTCCCAATGGAAGCTGATGACCCAAGGAGGATAGCCCCTACAATTGCTGTGGTGCCACCCCCACCTTCACGCGAGCTCTTTATTCAGCACAGCAGCAGGTTTAAGAAAAACTAG